The following proteins are encoded in a genomic region of Triticum dicoccoides isolate Atlit2015 ecotype Zavitan chromosome 1B, WEW_v2.0, whole genome shotgun sequence:
- the LOC119349835 gene encoding uncharacterized protein LOC119349835: protein MVVVTLAQAGGEIIDAGTIGSSNRVTTRTQAGEEIIDAGPTGTSNPVAATTLAEAGGEIIDAGTIGSSNRVTTPTQAGQEIIDTGTAGTYSNSSEHVVISMARPPFRAVNQDLFTPLSVSIGPYHRATCSERWKQEKQRVAKATLKSLEHQLRQQLWKLVGDVKALYVGLPNMELDDFVTMLLEDGCYVLTTFVKYHEDPVVIPPRGERNTVVRDIMYLLENQLPMIVLEEIHRCLTPGRSVVEDVEERVLELLKEQLYIRGEKRPLTVPAAPCHLLQLVHRYFQPSISVNSGEQSEPPQLERRSATGSDVQEGTQDRDNTRRRVGRWQQVQAAACQLLQLVRTYFQPSISVNSGEQSEPPQLERRSATGSDVQEGTQDRDNTRRRVGRWQQVQAAACQLLQLVRTYFQPSISVNSGEQSEPPQLERRSATGSDVQEGTQDREDNTRRRVGRWRRATEYSRYGNVQLKPREFKDGVESILDVRLEGSTLWIPHLRIDSSTWTILRNLMALEEQTGTGGSPVTAYCLFMSQLASKVEDIELLKRKEIVDHSWGNDEEVAQGFADLWKKVVLDDVDNVDSNYLRDTWYLLHDRCESVGHNCWGSFRHIYCGESMRFLAFVTAGLLFAFQLIQVILAGFSLRQQQGK from the exons ATGGTAGTAGTCACCCTAGCGCAAGCCGGTGGAGAAATAATAG ATGCAGGAACAATTGGGTCATCCAACCGAGTGACCACGCGAACGCAAGCAGGCGAAGAAATAATAG ATGCAGGACCAACCGGGACATCCAACCCTGTGGCGGCAACCACGCTAGCGGAAGCCGGCGGAGAAATAATAG ATGCAGGAACAATTGGGTCATCCAACCGAGTGACCACGCCAACGCAAGCAGGCCAAGAAATAATAG ATACTGGAACAGCTGGGACTTACAGCAACTCGAGCGAACATGTGGTGATCTCCATGGCACGTCCGCCATTCCGTGCGGTGAACCAAGACCTGTTCACACCCTTGAGCGTGTCGATCGGCCCTTATCATCGTGCTACTTGTTCAGAAAGATGGAAGCAAGAGAAGCAGCGCGTGGCCAAAGCGACCCTAAAGTCTCTCGAGCATCAGCTCAGGCAGCAGCTTTGGAAGCTTGTGGGGGATGTGAAGGCGCTCTACGTGGGTTTGCCCAACATGGAATTGGATGATTTCGTCACTATGCTGCTGGAGGATGGGTGCTACGTGCTCACTACATTTGTAAAATACCATGAAGATCCGGTTGTCATTCCGCCCAGAGGTGAGCGGAACACGGTGGTGCGCGATATCATGTACCTCCTTGAGAACCAGTTGCCTATGATAGTCCTTGAAGAGATCCATCGGTGCCTGACGCCTGGGAGGTCCGTCGTGGAGGACGTTGAAGAGCGTGTTCTGGAGCTGCTGAAGGAACAGCTCTACATCAGAGGAGAAAAAAGGCCGCTGACCGTGCCGGCGGCGCCTTGTCACCTCCTACAACTGGTGCACAGGTACTTCCAGCCATCCATTTCCGTAAATTCTGGTGAACAATCGGAACCTCCTCAGTTGGAGAGAAGAAGTGCAACTGGAAGCGACGTTCAGGAGGGAACTCAAGACAGGGATAATACGCGCCGTCGCGTGGGTCGGTGGCAGCAGGTGCAGGCGGCAGCTTGTCAGCTCCTGCAACTGGTGCGCACCTATTTCCAGCCATCCATTTCCGTAAATTCTGGTGAACAATCGGAACCTCCTCAGTTGGAGAGAAGAAGTGCAACTGGAAGCGACGTTCAGGAGGGAACTCAAGACAGGGATAATACGCGCCGTCGCGTGGGTCGGTGGCAGCAGGTGCAGGCGGCAGCTTGTCAGCTCCTGCAACTGGTGCGCACCTATTTCCAGCCATCCATTTCCGTAAATTCTGGTGAACAATCGGAACCTCCTCAGTTGGAGAGAAGAAGTGCAACTGGAAGCGACGTTCAGGAGGGAACTCAAGACAGGGAGGATAATACGCGCCGTCGCGTGGGTCGGTGGCGCCGGGCGACGGAGTACAGCAGGTACGGCAACGTGCAGCTCAAGCCTCGGGAGTTCAAGGATGGTGTGGAATCCATTCTTGACGTGCGTCTTGAAGGAAGCACGCTGTGGATCCCTCACCTGCGGATTGATAGCAGCACTTGGACGATCCTACGCAATCTGATGGCGTTAGAGGAGCAGACAGGCACAGGAGGGAGCCCCGTCACGGCCTACTGCCTGTTCATGTCGCAGCTGGCGTCTAAGGTGGAGGACATTGAGCTCCTGAAGCGCAAAGAGATCGTCGACCACTCGTGGGGCAACGACGAGGAGGTAGCACAAGGCTTCGCCGACCTCTGGAAGAAAGTGGTCTTGGACGACGTCGACAATGTCGACAGTAACTACCTACGCGACACATGGTACCTGCTGCATGACCGTTGCGAGAGCGTGGGGCACAACTGCTGGGGATCATTCCGCCACATCTACTGCGGCGAATCCATGCGCTTCCTTGCATTCGTCACCGCAGGCTTACTGTTTGCTTTTCAGCTCATTCAAGTCATCCTTGCCGGTTTCTCCTTGCGACAACAACAAGGCAAGTAA